Proteins found in one Quercus robur chromosome 2, dhQueRobu3.1, whole genome shotgun sequence genomic segment:
- the LOC126697283 gene encoding uncharacterized protein LOC126697283 produces MFVARLSTEDNNRESKKAKRGALPVLGFSNEDKIGTIQPNDDILVVTLRIGGFDVKRVLVDQGSAVEVMYLDLYRGLNLKPEDLMAYDSPLVSFEGKTVTPRGQIRLPIQTSSDVVEVDFIVVDAYSPYTAIVARPWLHALGAISSTLH; encoded by the coding sequence ATGTTTGTGGCTCGACTCTCCACCGAGGATAACAATCGGGAGTCCAAAAAGGCCAAGAGGGGAGCTTTACCTGTGCTGGGATTCTCGAACGAAGATAAGATCGGAACCATCCAACCCAACGACGATATTCTAGTAGTTACACTCAGGATTGGGGGATTTGATGTGAAGAGAGTACTGGTAGATCAAGGCAGTGCTGTGGAAGTAATGTACCTCGACCTGTACAGGGGGCTGAATTTAAAACCCGAAGACTTGATGGCGTACGATTCCCCTTTGGTAAGTTTCGAGGGGAAGACTGTTACTCCAAGGGGCCAGATCAGATTGCCCATACAGACCAGTTCGgacgtggtggaggtggatttcATCGTAGTCGATGCCTATtcaccctacacagctattgtggctagaccttggcttcatgccctaGGGGCTATCTCTTCTACGCTACACTAG